A stretch of the bacterium SCSIO 12827 genome encodes the following:
- a CDS encoding LLM class flavin-dependent oxidoreductase, giving the protein MTDKVKFGVRLTVQGEMGATSSGFEYALEMARVAEDLGFDSVWIPDHVENAHLDRSKPILEYWTVMTAIGALTKRVRLGGHSINNTFRHPGLTTKIACTLDHITGGRVILAPGSGWFAAEAKSYGFDEWSDDGLERIARLDEGLAIYRGLIECEDANGFSFDGRFYQLKDAFCHPKPPQKPYPPIWIAGDSPPTQELMKKHGDVWFMYSKAPAVVKGLVDGMKAQLTERPFEVAISAVGLADKGPEETRKWAEMYAEERKHRFPIPPTVDDVMESNLIGDVAQVRDRIDQWIDAGVNHIVFQPMPPMEGTRFFGEKIIHHYM; this is encoded by the coding sequence ATGACCGACAAGGTAAAGTTCGGCGTGCGCCTAACCGTGCAGGGCGAAATGGGTGCGACGTCGTCCGGTTTCGAATACGCACTGGAGATGGCCCGCGTGGCCGAGGATCTGGGCTTCGATTCCGTTTGGATCCCCGATCATGTGGAGAACGCGCATCTCGACCGCTCCAAACCGATCCTGGAGTACTGGACGGTCATGACCGCGATCGGTGCGCTCACCAAGCGCGTGCGTCTGGGTGGCCATTCCATCAACAACACCTTCCGCCACCCGGGCTTGACGACCAAGATCGCTTGTACGCTCGACCATATCACCGGCGGCCGTGTGATCCTGGCCCCCGGGTCCGGCTGGTTCGCCGCCGAGGCCAAGTCCTACGGCTTCGACGAATGGTCCGACGACGGGCTGGAGCGCATCGCCAGGCTGGACGAAGGCCTTGCCATCTACCGCGGCCTGATCGAATGCGAGGACGCGAACGGGTTTTCCTTCGACGGCCGGTTCTATCAGCTGAAGGATGCGTTCTGTCATCCCAAGCCGCCGCAGAAGCCTTATCCGCCGATCTGGATCGCCGGCGATTCGCCGCCGACCCAGGAATTGATGAAAAAGCACGGCGACGTGTGGTTCATGTATTCCAAGGCCCCCGCCGTGGTGAAGGGCCTGGTCGACGGCATGAAGGCGCAGCTGACCGAGCGGCCGTTCGAGGTCGCGATCTCCGCCGTCGGTCTGGCCGACAAGGGGCCCGAGGAAACCCGCAAATGGGCCGAAATGTACGCCGAGGAACGCAAACACCGCTTCCCCATTCCGCCCACCGTCGACGACGTCATGGAATCGAACCTGATCGGCGACGTCGCTCAGGTCCGCGACCGCATCGATCAATGGATCGACGCCGGCGTCAATCACATCGTGTTCCAGCCCATGCCCCCCATGGAGGGCACGCGGTTCTTCGGCGAGAAGATCATTCACCACTATATGTAA
- a CDS encoding DUF3500 domain-containing protein yields MTAAVLGAPSARAEPVDTAIAAAARAWQQAMGDKATSATFPFTDDERFDWAYTPGYRKGVPIRDMTPSQRAAAAALMRSTLSTPGVAKAEAIMALEAVLAEVEGSSLDYRDPEKYFISVFGVPGRHPWGWRLEGHHLSVNITVAAPGAVSLTPVFLGTNPAEIPGGPRKGERVQRDEYVLALRFAASLDAGQRDRALLRERSLGNVIAGPGRGDSLAAPEGLPVDALSQPQQALLMALIRAYVGIARDEIGRPYMELVQAGWVDTRVAWAGPMAEGAAFYYRIHGPRILIEFDNSQNAANHIHSLWRDPANDFGRDDLHHHYKEAPEAHGHRP; encoded by the coding sequence ATGACCGCGGCCGTGCTCGGCGCGCCGTCCGCCCGTGCGGAGCCCGTCGATACCGCCATCGCCGCCGCCGCCCGGGCCTGGCAGCAGGCCATGGGCGACAAGGCGACGTCGGCGACGTTCCCGTTCACGGACGATGAACGCTTCGATTGGGCCTATACACCGGGATACCGCAAGGGGGTACCGATCCGTGACATGACGCCGTCCCAGCGCGCTGCTGCGGCGGCCTTGATGCGCAGCACCCTGTCGACGCCGGGCGTGGCCAAGGCCGAGGCGATCATGGCGCTGGAGGCCGTGCTGGCCGAGGTCGAAGGCTCGTCCCTCGATTACCGCGATCCGGAAAAGTATTTCATCTCCGTGTTCGGGGTACCGGGCCGCCATCCCTGGGGCTGGCGGCTGGAGGGCCATCACCTGTCGGTCAACATCACCGTCGCGGCGCCGGGCGCGGTTTCGCTGACGCCGGTTTTTCTCGGCACCAACCCGGCGGAAATTCCGGGCGGCCCCCGCAAGGGTGAGCGCGTGCAGCGCGATGAATACGTCCTGGCGCTGCGGTTCGCGGCCAGCCTTGATGCGGGCCAGCGTGATCGGGCCCTCTTGAGGGAGCGCTCCCTCGGCAACGTGATCGCCGGCCCCGGCCGGGGCGATTCCCTGGCGGCGCCCGAAGGCTTGCCCGTTGACGCCTTAAGTCAGCCGCAGCAGGCCTTGCTGATGGCATTGATCCGAGCCTACGTCGGCATTGCCCGCGACGAAATCGGCCGCCCCTACATGGAATTGGTGCAGGCGGGCTGGGTCGACACCCGCGTCGCCTGGGCCGGCCCCATGGCCGAGGGGGCGGCCTTCTACTACCGCATCCACGGCCCCCGCATCCTGATCGAATTCGACAATTCCCAGAACGCCGCCAACCACATCCACAGCCTGTGGCGCGATCCGGCCAACGATTTCGGCCGCGACGACCTGCATCATCACTACAAGGAGGCGCCGGAAGCCCACGGACACCGGCCCTAG
- a CDS encoding tyrosine-type recombinase/integrase, whose product MARAKLTKRGIEAIRPETGRRVYVYDTDLTGFGLMVTPKGSKTYFAEYRNGAGRGAPTRRVTIGSTSKLTPDEARALAKQTIADATKGEDPASKRKEEREAITVGRLCDEYLKRHVATKLKATTGDLYSHIIANHIKPRLGTKRAITLKKQDIAFAHLAMKDTPAIANSTLAVIGSMFSWADRHGYVPEGFNPAARIAKFKERKRERFLTTEELERLGAALREGETVGIPWDVDDSKPTAKHAPAAEKRLVKLSPHVSGAIRLLILTGARLREILHLEWAHVDLQRGVLLLPDSKTGKKTIVLNGPAMTILSELPRVGKYVIASDSAGTEEEKPRADLKRPWVTVTRRADLKGVRIHDLRHTHASYGVGASFGLPIVGKLLGHTQMRTTERYAHLETDPLRRASNAIGNTLAAAMGDKRMADNIIRLGEEATR is encoded by the coding sequence ATGGCACGCGCAAAGCTCACCAAAAGGGGGATAGAAGCCATACGGCCAGAAACCGGAAGGCGGGTTTACGTGTACGACACGGACCTGACCGGCTTCGGTCTTATGGTCACGCCAAAGGGATCAAAGACGTACTTTGCGGAATATCGAAATGGGGCAGGAAGAGGTGCGCCAACGCGGCGTGTAACCATCGGCAGTACGTCGAAGCTCACCCCCGACGAAGCGCGCGCATTGGCAAAACAGACAATCGCGGATGCGACCAAGGGCGAAGACCCCGCATCCAAGCGCAAGGAAGAGCGCGAAGCCATAACGGTTGGGCGGTTGTGCGACGAGTACCTTAAGCGGCACGTCGCGACGAAGCTCAAGGCGACGACCGGCGACCTTTACTCCCATATCATCGCGAACCACATCAAACCGCGACTGGGAACCAAACGCGCGATCACGCTCAAGAAGCAGGATATCGCGTTTGCGCACCTTGCGATGAAGGATACTCCGGCGATTGCCAACAGCACGCTCGCGGTCATCGGTTCCATGTTCAGTTGGGCGGATAGGCACGGATACGTGCCGGAGGGGTTCAACCCCGCCGCCCGCATTGCGAAGTTCAAGGAACGGAAGCGCGAACGCTTCCTGACGACGGAAGAACTGGAACGCCTGGGGGCGGCCCTACGCGAAGGGGAGACGGTCGGTATCCCGTGGGATGTGGATGACAGCAAGCCGACTGCGAAGCACGCACCGGCTGCGGAAAAACGGCTTGTCAAGCTGAGCCCGCATGTGAGCGGAGCCATTCGACTACTTATCCTGACGGGCGCGCGCCTGCGCGAGATACTGCACCTGGAATGGGCGCACGTTGACCTGCAACGCGGCGTGCTGCTCCTGCCCGATAGCAAGACTGGCAAAAAGACTATCGTGCTCAATGGTCCGGCCATGACGATCCTTTCGGAACTGCCACGCGTCGGGAAGTACGTCATTGCAAGCGACAGTGCCGGGACGGAGGAAGAGAAGCCACGTGCGGACCTCAAGCGCCCTTGGGTAACGGTCACACGTCGTGCGGACCTCAAAGGCGTCCGCATACACGACTTGCGCCATACGCACGCCAGCTACGGCGTGGGTGCGAGTTTCGGGCTGCCTATTGTCGGCAAGCTCCTGGGCCATACGCAAATGCGAACGACGGAGCGGTATGCGCACCTTGAGACTGACCCACTACGCCGCGCATCGAACGCCATCGGCAATACCCTCGCGGCTGCGATGGGGGATAAGCGGATGGCCGACAACATAATTCGCTTGGGAGAGGAAGCGACACGATGA